Below is a genomic region from Brassica rapa cultivar Chiifu-401-42 chromosome A08, CAAS_Brap_v3.01, whole genome shotgun sequence.
CCTAGGTAGGAAAACTCACTACCGTGAATCCTTTACCACCAGGGACAAGCGTCCagttatttttttcaatattttttaagttattGTAGCAAATATtcctttattattttatcggttTATGTCATACTTTGAACCAATCCAATTTGAGACCtgagaaatttattaatttaccgTGCTTATTAATTTactgaatattaatttatagaatattaaTTCTATAACTCAAAAAGAGTCAATCTAAAATGTTAACTAACTAACGTTCATTGACTATGACCATATAcgttaatttaagaaaaatctaaaatgtTAATTAACTAACGTTCCTTGACTAAAAAATTTGACCatatacgttttttttttcaatgacCATGTAcgttaatttaagaaaaataatattcgtATAATATATTTACGGAAAGAAATTAAAATGATCGTTGACTCTATGTCATAATACATTAGCATTATTTTATATGTAACTCATCACAAACTTCATGTTGTTAGCTACACTCTCCTATACCACCCAAATGGATATTCCAAAACGACACCTATCCTTATTCATATTGATTATCTTCATAACTACATATTCGTCAAATGCCGGCACAAACAACAACATTCCAGTTCCATATGGTCCATCACCACCAACATATGCGTCGTCTAGTCCTTATGcaaaaaaaactgtagaaatCATCAACGATATTGGTAGTATAGTCTCGTATCATTGTAAATCAAAAGACGATGATTTTGGTGTCAGAAGTTTGCAAGTGGATAGCTCGTGGTCGTTTAGTTTCGGGCGTCAGATATTTGGAAGGTCATTATTTTTCTGTTATTTTGTGTTGCCAAAGATTGGAAGCTATTGGTTCGACATATATAAAGAGCCCCGAGATAGTTCCGGCGAATTCTGGTGCAATAAT
It encodes:
- the LOC103833553 gene encoding S-protein homolog 2, encoding MLLATLSYTTQMDIPKRHLSLFILIIFITTYSSNAGTNNNIPVPYGPSPPTYASSSPYAKKTVEIINDIGSIVSYHCKSKDDDFGVRSLQVDSSWSFSFGRQIFGRSLFFCYFVLPKIGSYWFDIYKEPRDSSGEFWCNNCVWKIRPLGPCRFNKITHEFDLCYPWNKNKSLY